The following is a genomic window from Nitrospira sp..
TCTTTCTTGTTCCGCCGCGGGAGGATCACGGTCGTGAGCATGGCCCGCTTGGCCGCGAGAATCTTTTCTTTGAGTCCCCCGATGGCCATGACGCGGCCGCGCAAGGTAATCTCACCGGTCATCGCCAGATCTCGCCTGACGGGAATTCCTGATAGTGCCGAGGCAATCGCGGTCGCCATTGTAATGCCGGCGGAGGGACCGTCTTTGGGGATCGCTCCGGCCGGAACATGGATGTGGAGATCCTGCTTGCTGAACATGTCCGGATTGAGATTGAGGGTTTTTTCTCGCGACCGCACATAGCTGAGGGCGGCTTGGGCGGACTCCTTCATGACATCGCCGAGATGTCCAGTGAGGGTCAATTGTCCTTTGCCTTTCATGGCCGTGGCTTCAATGTAGAGGACATCGCCGCCCGATTCAGTCCAAGCCAGTCCGGTGGCTACGCCGACTTCGTCTTTTTCAAGTTCCGCTTCCGGCACATATTTCGGAACGCCCAGGTATTTATGCAGGTTGGCTGGGTTCACCGGGAAACCCTGGCCCTTCCCTTCGGCGACTTTCTTGGCGACCTTCCGCATCACATTGGCGATTTCGCGCTCCAGATTTCGCACACCGGCTTCGCGGGTATAGTTGGTAATGATTTGCCGCAGAGCGGTATCGCTTACTTTCACATGCTTAGTCGTGATGCCGTGTTCGGTCAGCTGGCGGGGAATCAGATAGGTTTGTGCGATGCCCAGTTTTTCTTCTTCCGTGTAGCCGGGAATTTCAATGATCTCCATCCGGTCTCGGAGGGCCGGAAGGATTGGATCAATCAAGTTGGCCGTCGTGATGAACATGACTTCGGTTAAGTCGAACGGCACGCCGAGATAGTGGTCGGTAAACGCATTGTTTTGTTCGGGGTCCAGGACTTCGAGCAAGGCGGCGGAGGGATCTCCGCGGAAGTCCATGCCGACTTTATCGACTTCGTCGAGCATGAAAACGGGATTAGCCGTGCCGGCCTGCTTCATGCCCTGGATCAGGCGTCCGGGAAGGGCTCCGACGTAGGTGCGACGATGGCCTCGGATTTCCGCTTCATCGCGCACGCCGCCGAGACTGATGCGGACGAATTCACGCCCCAGCGCTTTCGCGATGGATTTCCCCAGCGATGTTTTCCCGACACCCGGAGGGCCGACGAAGCAGAGGATCGGGCCCTTCATCTTCTCTTTGAGTTTCCGGACGGCCAGGTATTCAAGAATGCGCTCTTTCACTTTTTCGAGATCGTAGTGATCTTCGTTCAGCACCCGGGCGGCGGCCTTGAGGTCGAGATTATCCTTGGACCGTTTCGACCAGGGGAGTTCGACCATCCATTCGAGGTAGGTGCGGACCGTGGCGGATTCGGCGGTATCCGGATGCATCTTTTCCAGCCGCTTCAGCTGTTTCTCTGCTTCTTTCAAAACCTTGTCGGGCATCTTGGCATCGGTAATCCGTTTCCGGAACTCCGTCACTTCTTCCGCCCGCTCGTCGAGTTCGCCCAGTTCTTTTTGGATCGCTTTGAGCTGCTCGCGCAGGAAGTACTCCCGCTGCGTTTTATCCATCTCGCCTTTGGCCTGCGCCTGAATCTTTTGCTGCATCGAGAGGACTTCGATTTCTTTGCCGAGGATGTCGCTGACCCGCCGGAGGCGCTGGATCGGGTCTGGGAGTTCCAGCACGCTTTGCGTAACGTCGACTTTGAGGCCGAGGTTCGACGCCACCATGTCGGCTAAGCGCCCGGGCTCTTCCAGGTTTTCGATCACGACCATCACGTCGGGAATCAGCACTTTGCCGAGACTGACGATTCGCTCGATCTGTTCCTTGACCGTCCGCATGACAGCCTCGGTCTCCAGCGTCGTGGCGGTGATTTTGCTGTCGGGTATCTTGTCGATGCGCACAGAGTAGTAGGGGTCGGACTGAATGTAATTCGAGACCTTGGCTTTGGCGATGCCTTGGACGAGAATCTTGATCCGCTCATCGGGCAGTTTGAGCATGCGCATGATGATGCCGACGGTGCCGATGGCATGGATGTCTTCGGGCGTCGGATTTTCGACATCGAGAGCTTTTTGCGTGGCGAGAAAGATCATGCGATTGCCGGCCAGTGCCGCTTCGATGGCCTTGATGGACATCTCGCGGCCGACAAACAGCGGCAACACCATATAGGGGAAGACGACAATATCGCGCACGGGCAGGAGCGGCAGCTGGTCCGGGACGTCTACGTTTTGCGGGGGCTGAAGGTCTTGTTCGATCGAGTCAGTCATGGAGCATCTGCCTTTTTCTGCGTTGGTATTCTATGCGAGCGGTAATCCGCCCGGTGTTGTGCGGTCGACTTGCGATCAGCTACGACGAGTGTCTGCGGCCGGACGCATTCGGTTGGAGAGGTATTCATGAAAATCAGGCCCGAGAGAAGGGTTCTTGAGCGCAAACTCTACGGTCGCAATTAAGAATCCCAACTTGTCTCCCGCATCATGGCGGTGCCCCACAACCTCGTGGGCGTACATCGGCGTTTTTTTTGCCAGTTCCTTCAAGGCGTCGGTCAATTGAATCTCTCCGTTTTTCCCTGGACGGGTCTTTCGTAAAATCGGGAAAATTTCCGGCGGAAGGATGTAGCGTCCGATGACGGCGAGATTGGACGGCGCCTCAGCCGGTGATGGTTTCTCAATCAAGTCGTCCACGCGATGCAGACCTTTGCCAAGCTTCGTCGGCGTGACAATCCCGTAGCGGCCGACATCTTGTTTCGGGACTTCCTGCACACCCAGCACCGCGCCATGACGCTTCTTATACACATGGATCAGTTGCGCGAGGGCCGGGACCTGGGCGTCGATGATCTCGTCGCCGAGGATGACCGCGAAGGGCTCGTCGCCGATTAGATGCTGCGCACAGAGCACCGCATGCCCCAGCCCCAGCGCTTCGGATTGACGAACATAGCAAAAATTCGCGAGGTTCGAAATTTGTCGGATTTGGTTCAGCATCTGGGACTTGCCGGTCCCTTTGAGATTTTCTTCCAGCTCGACGGAGCGGTCGAAGTGATCTTCAATGGCGCGTTTGCCCCGGCCCGTAATAACAATGATGTCTTCAATGCCTGAGGCGACGGCTTCTTCGACCGTGTATTGGATCAGCGGTTTGTCGACCAGCGGGAGCATCTCTTTCGGAGAAGCTTTCGTGGCGGGAAGGAAGCGAGTGCCGAGGCCTGCCGCAGGGATGATGGCTTTTCTAACGGTATGCGATGACATCGGTGGAATACTATGTGATGGATGAAGTGAAGTCAAGAAATGGACAATCTCCTCAGGCCGGTTTGCGTGACTGTCACGTTGCTCCCATATTCCTTTACATCATGGAAAGGGCTCAATATAATCCGAGAGTTTTGCGCGATGGATTGTATTTGCTGCACTCCGCAGCCCGTGGGGAGTTGCCGTTGCCTAGAGAAGCGCTGCGAAGGCGCGTTCTCAAATATAGGATCGGTCGAAGGTCTCACGTCGGCTCAGACCTTCGAGGAGTTTTCGGATACGGGTTATAGAGCCTCGTAGGCCGCTTACAGTACTTATGGTAAGGGGATCTGGGTTTGTGTTGTTGAGCGGGTATAGCAAGTTGCAATGGTTGGTTGTGATGCTGGCGCTTATTGTCCTCTCCAGTCTAGGGGTGGGGGATGCGGTCGCGCATGTCGTCGGCATGAAGATCAAAGCCATCGAGATTCGTGGCAATAAGCGGATTGAACTGCCCGCGATCGCCGGGCGTCTGACCCTCAAGGTCGGCGATCCCTATACGCCGGAAACCGTGCGTGGACAGGTCAAGATTCTGTACGACACGGGATTCTTCGAAGATGTGCAGGTTGAAACGGAAGTGGGTGAGGGAGGCACGGCGGTGGCGTTTGTCGTGCGGGAAAAGCCCTTCATCACCGAAATCGTGTACGACGGAAATGAAAGCCTGAGCGACGACAAGCTCAAGGAAAAGACGACGATCAAGGGCCAATCGTTTCTGGACCAGCAGCAGGCCAAGGAAAGCGCGGAGAAAATTCGCCTCGCCTATCAGGAGGATGGCTATTATAACGCGCAGGTGATCCCGGTCGTGCAGACGTTGGATGAAGACCGCAAGCGCCTGACCTTCTTTGTGAAGGAGGGGGACAAGGCCCGAGTGAAGACCGTCGTGTTTGAAGGCATGCGCGCGGCGACGAAAGAAGAAGCCTTTAAGGTTATGGCGACGCGCGAGTGGATTCCCTGGTACGGGCTCTTTACGCAATTGAAGCTGCCGTCGTTCGTATCGGATGCCGGCATTCTGAAGCAGGATGAGTTGGCGAACGATGTCGAACGGGTTAAGGAAATCCTGTTGAATAAGGGCTACTTGAATGCGCAGGTCGGATTGCCTACGGTGGAGCTGACGGAAGATAAGAAGTGGTTTGTCATCATTTACAATGTGTCGGAGGGAGAGCCTTTCACGGTCTCGGAGGTTGGCTTTCGCGGGTATACCGTCTTCGAGGAAGCGGAGCTGCGGGAGAAGTTAAAAATCAAGGACGGCGAAATTTTTCAACGGGCCAAGATTCGAGACGAAATCACCCGCCTCACGGACATGTACGGCAGCAAGGGGTATGCGTTCGCCGATGTGGTGCCGACTGTGAACCCGAACAATGAAGAGCGCACGGCCAGCATCATTCTCAGCATTAAGGAAGGCGAGATGATGCGGATCCGGCAGATCAACATCCTCGGCAACGACAAGACTCGCGACAACGTTATCCGCCGTGAAATTCGCGTCGATGAGCAGGACGTCATCGATACGCCGTCGCTGAAGCGAAGCTTCCAGCGGCTCAACAATCTGAACTTTTTCGAGACGGTTGAAATTCTTCCGGCGCAAGTCGACGCCGACAAGGTCGATCTGAATGTGCGAGTCAAGGAAAAACCGACCGGCCAGTTCAGCATCGGCGGCGGATTCAGCACCTTGGACAAGCTCGTTGCCATTGCCGATATCACCGAAGGCAATCTCGGTGGGAAGGGGTACATGGGCCGCATTCGCGGTCAGCTCGGACAGCAACGGTCCCTCGGACTGATCACGTTTCGTAACCCCTACTTGAATGACAGTCTGACGTCGCTTCAACTCGATATCTATCGCAGCATGACGAACTATATTTCCTATTTCGAGGAAAAGTCTGGCGGCAGTGTTACGTTCGGCCGGTGGTTGTCCGAATATGTCACCGGAAGCGTCAGCCTTGTGGCGGAACAACTCAACTTCAAGGATCCTCAAGTGGGGCTTTGTCCGGATCTCTTGCCGCTGATTTGCCGGCAGCTCGGCAATCAGACCACGACGGGATTCCGCACGACGTTGTTCAGGGATACCAGGGACTATTACTTAGACCCGCGAACCGGCTGGCGGGTCGGCGGCGGCGTCGATTACGGTACTCCGATGCTCGGGGGCTCCAACAACTTCGTGAAGTACTATTTCGATATGAGCAAGTACACCCCATTGCCGTTCGATACGCGTTTCTCGGTTCGGGCTCGGTTCGGCGCCGTTGAAGGCATCGGCGGGAAGCCGATCCCTCTGACCGAGCGGTTCTTCGTCGGCGGTATCAATACCATGCGTGGGTTTGTGTTCGGCAAAGCCGGTCCGGTCGTGCCGAATTTGTATACGATCATCGGAGCCTCGAAGCAGCTGATCTTCAACTTCGACTATATCTTTACGATTTCGTCCGAGGCCAAGCTCAACGGTGTGATCTTCTTCGATTACGGGAAGGGCTTCGATGATAATGAAAGCTTCTCGCTGAATTTGAGGAAGTCGGCCGGTATTGAAGGACGATGGATTTCCCCTTTTGGTCCGTTGCGTGTTGCGTACGGAATCAATCTCTCGCCGCGGCCAGGAGAGCGGACGGGCGTATTTGAGTTTACAATCGGGTCGCTATTCTAGGTGGGCGATGGAAGGGACTGCGTGGCAAGGATGATCGCGATGAGGAATCAGTGGGGGAATATTTGCGCGGCGCTTCTCATCGCCGCATTCCTTGTCGTAAACGGATGTGCGGGAGTGGGCCCCGGCGCCAAAGTTGACGGAAGGATTGGAGTCTTGGATCCCGCCCGAATCCTGTCCGATACCAGCGCTGGGAAAAAGGCCAAGGACCATCTCGCGGCGTTTTCCAAGAACCGGCAGACGCTGATCGAACTCGATGAAAAAGAGCTGCGCCGAATGGAGGAGGACTTCGTCAAGCAGGCCAGCGTGCTCAGTCCCACGGCGAAACGCGAACGAGAGGAATCCTTTCGCCGGCGCATGCAGGAGTATCAGCAAAAGGTGACGGAGTTGAATCGGGAAGTGCAGGAGAAGCAGAAAGATGTGATGGACGGGTTCCGCGAGAAGATCGAGACGGTGGTCGGCAAGGTTGCGAAGCGGCTCGGGTTGCAGATCGTCGTGGATAGCAGCAAGGGCGGGATCACGCTCTATCGCGAAGACACGCTCGACATTTCAAATCAGGTCATCGAAGAATTCAATCGGGACTATCCTTAGCAGGAGGAGAGAGAGGGTATGAAACAACAGCGCGTGATCGGGATGCTCGGGGTGCTGGTGGCGAGCCTGGCGTTCGCCTGTACGGCCGTTGCGGCGGAGGCGTTCAAGGTTGGCGTGATGGATCAGCAGGCGGTGATGGAGCAATCCAAAGCCGGCAAGCGGGCGCTGGAGGAAATGAGGAGCTATTCGCTGACCCGGCAGAAGATCGTCAATGCCGACGATCAGGAATTGAAGGATATGGAGCTGTCGCTCCAGGATCCGAACAGCAAATTGAGCGAGCAGGCCAAGCAAGAAAAACAGGACCAATTCCGGACGAAGCTGGAGGCCTATCAGCGCCGATTGGCCGATTTTAACCGGGAAGTGCAACAGAAGCAGCGCGAGATGGTGA
Proteins encoded in this region:
- a CDS encoding Lon protease (MaGe:77310216), giving the protein MTDSIEQDLQPPQNVDVPDQLPLLPVRDIVVFPYMVLPLFVGREMSIKAIEAALAGNRMIFLATQKALDVENPTPEDIHAIGTVGIIMRMLKLPDERIKILVQGIAKAKVSNYIQSDPYYSVRIDKIPDSKITATTLETEAVMRTVKEQIERIVSLGKVLIPDVMVVIENLEEPGRLADMVASNLGLKVDVTQSVLELPDPIQRLRRVSDILGKEIEVLSMQQKIQAQAKGEMDKTQREYFLREQLKAIQKELGELDERAEEVTEFRKRITDAKMPDKVLKEAEKQLKRLEKMHPDTAESATVRTYLEWMVELPWSKRSKDNLDLKAAARVLNEDHYDLEKVKERILEYLAVRKLKEKMKGPILCFVGPPGVGKTSLGKSIAKALGREFVRISLGGVRDEAEIRGHRRTYVGALPGRLIQGMKQAGTANPVFMLDEVDKVGMDFRGDPSAALLEVLDPEQNNAFTDHYLGVPFDLTEVMFITTANLIDPILPALRDRMEIIEIPGYTEEEKLGIAQTYLIPRQLTEHGITTKHVKVSDTALRQIITNYTREAGVRNLEREIANVMRKVAKKVAEGKGQGFPVNPANLHKYLGVPKYVPEAELEKDEVGVATGLAWTESGGDVLYIEATAMKGKGQLTLTGHLGDVMKESAQAALSYVRSREKTLNLNPDMFSKQDLHIHVPAGAIPKDGPSAGITMATAIASALSGIPVRRDLAMTGEITLRGRVMAIGGLKEKILAAKRAMLTTVILPRRNKKDLEEIPKHILKGIQLHFADTMDDVMKVALRRKPKTAPAPKKNSTPPAAARSKPSRTPKSRRAAEGGATRATIMALPVHLHS
- a CDS encoding putative UTP--glucose-1-phosphate uridylyltransferase YngB (Evidence 3 : Putative function from multiple computational evidences; MaGe:77310217), producing the protein MSSHTVRKAIIPAAGLGTRFLPATKASPKEMLPLVDKPLIQYTVEEAVASGIEDIIVITGRGKRAIEDHFDRSVELEENLKGTGKSQMLNQIRQISNLANFCYVRQSEALGLGHAVLCAQHLIGDEPFAVILGDEIIDAQVPALAQLIHVYKKRHGAVLGVQEVPKQDVGRYGIVTPTKLGKGLHRVDDLIEKPSPAEAPSNLAVIGRYILPPEIFPILRKTRPGKNGEIQLTDALKELAKKTPMYAHEVVGHRHDAGDKLGFLIATVEFALKNPSLGPDFHEYLSNRMRPAADTRRS
- a CDS encoding Putative Outer membrane protein assembly factor YaeT (Evidence 3 : Putative function from multiple computational evidences; MaGe:77310218), whose protein sequence is MLLSGYSKLQWLVVMLALIVLSSLGVGDAVAHVVGMKIKAIEIRGNKRIELPAIAGRLTLKVGDPYTPETVRGQVKILYDTGFFEDVQVETEVGEGGTAVAFVVREKPFITEIVYDGNESLSDDKLKEKTTIKGQSFLDQQQAKESAEKIRLAYQEDGYYNAQVIPVVQTLDEDRKRLTFFVKEGDKARVKTVVFEGMRAATKEEAFKVMATREWIPWYGLFTQLKLPSFVSDAGILKQDELANDVERVKEILLNKGYLNAQVGLPTVELTEDKKWFVIIYNVSEGEPFTVSEVGFRGYTVFEEAELREKLKIKDGEIFQRAKIRDEITRLTDMYGSKGYAFADVVPTVNPNNEERTASIILSIKEGEMMRIRQINILGNDKTRDNVIRREIRVDEQDVIDTPSLKRSFQRLNNLNFFETVEILPAQVDADKVDLNVRVKEKPTGQFSIGGGFSTLDKLVAIADITEGNLGGKGYMGRIRGQLGQQRSLGLITFRNPYLNDSLTSLQLDIYRSMTNYISYFEEKSGGSVTFGRWLSEYVTGSVSLVAEQLNFKDPQVGLCPDLLPLICRQLGNQTTTGFRTTLFRDTRDYYLDPRTGWRVGGGVDYGTPMLGGSNNFVKYYFDMSKYTPLPFDTRFSVRARFGAVEGIGGKPIPLTERFFVGGINTMRGFVFGKAGPVVPNLYTIIGASKQLIFNFDYIFTISSEAKLNGVIFFDYGKGFDDNESFSLNLRKSAGIEGRWISPFGPLRVAYGINLSPRPGERTGVFEFTIGSLF
- a CDS encoding Outer membrane protein H precursor (MaGe:77310219), which encodes MRNQWGNICAALLIAAFLVVNGCAGVGPGAKVDGRIGVLDPARILSDTSAGKKAKDHLAAFSKNRQTLIELDEKELRRMEEDFVKQASVLSPTAKREREESFRRRMQEYQQKVTELNREVQEKQKDVMDGFREKIETVVGKVAKRLGLQIVVDSSKGGITLYREDTLDISNQVIEEFNRDYP
- a CDS encoding Outer membrane protein H precursor (MaGe:77310220); translated protein: MKQQRVIGMLGVLVASLAFACTAVAAEAFKVGVMDQQAVMEQSKAGKRALEEMRSYSLTRQKIVNADDQELKDMELSLQDPNSKLSEQAKQEKQDQFRTKLEAYQRRLADFNREVQQKQREMVTEYAKKIAAAAQAVAQKDGYHAILDKGSDAMVRIVLYHQPALDVTDRIVKEFDSQNK